The following coding sequences lie in one Haematobia irritans isolate KBUSLIRL chromosome 3, ASM5000362v1, whole genome shotgun sequence genomic window:
- the Tao gene encoding serine/threonine-protein kinase Tao isoform X1, which yields MPSARPGSLKDPEIAELFYKHDPEKIFEDLREIGHGSFGAVYYARCNLTKEIVAIKKMSYTGKQSLEKWQDILKEIRFLRQLNHPNTIEYKGCYLRESTAWLVMEYCVGSASDIIEVHKKPLHEDEIAAICDGVLSGLSYLHSLGRIHRDIKAGNILLTDCGVVKLADFGSAAIKCPANSFVGTPYWMAPEVILAMDEGQYDGKVDVWSLGITCIELAERKPPYFNMNAMSALYHIAQNESPTLPKNDWSDTFCSFVDLCLKKNPAERPSSTKLLGDPYVTRHRSDTVLLELIARTKAAVRELDNLNYRKMKKILMVDSCETESAVGDTDDTQDEHAGGDSSKSNSITSEHSIHSVGVSAASSQVSSSSNSIPPANQNHIGGNHPYSQQPQHLGAMNYHHPHHQQMHSQQPSQQQQQAISGAVSRNSSRHRNLPPLPSIMHNMNNNVTPTNSTAVVPAPQVQSQQQPHSMLSMPMGSGGNVMSQQTCANMAAGDRMSQTSQQPPIQARYLPFPIQANEHGPNNFATIRTTSIVTKQQKEHMQEEMHEQMSGYKRMRREHQAALVKLEEKCKMEMEAHKNALDKEYDNLLHNFTRELERLEAKHQQDLERRMKQTTTAEKKLHKEISLKQECDRKSYDMQRKKDYKANKERWKRELSMDESTPKRQRDLTLQSQKDNLKQAEAQEEQRLLALQKKYIDLEMRKFKRRRLIMMHELEDQLLREELCKKQNQLEQAHGMLLKHHEKTQELEYRQQKSVHQLREEQINKQHDTELQNQKDYMERVKKELLRKHALEIRQHPKSLKQKELQIRKQFRETCKTQTKQYKRYKAQILQTTPKEQQKEVIKQLKEEKHRKLTLLGEQYEQSIADMFQSQSYKLDESQVIECQRTNEMLDYELDVLTAYQNKNKKQAQEQRDRERRELENRVAVRRSVLESKMDAELQQFNQERAERLRLMHEKHVREIDSFDEESVSLGFSALAIAEGSREAYPDEEGSLSGSMISLAHSNSSTSFPAGSL from the exons ATGCCTTCGGCACGACCTGGTAGTCTTAAAGATCCGGAAATAGCAGAACTATTCTACAAACATGACCCTGAAAAAATATTCGAAGATTTGCGAGAGATTGGCCATGGCTCCTTCGGTGCGGTTTACTATGCCCGATGTAATCTTACCAAAGAAATTGTGGCCATCAAAAAGATGTCCTATACGGGCAAACAGAGTTTGGAAAAATGGCAGGACATTCTAAAAGAAATAAg ATTTCTTCGTCAATTGAATCATCCCAATACAATTGAATATAAAGGATGTTACCTGCGCGAATCTACAGCTTGGCTTGTTATGGAATATTGCGTGGGTTCCGCTTCAGATATTATAGAAGTCCATAAAAAACCCTTACATGAAGACGAAATAGCTGCTATATGTGACGGTGTCCTCAGTGGCTTGAGTTATTTGCACAGTCTAGGTCGTATACATCGAGACATAAAGGCTGGTAATATACTCTTGACCGACTGCGGGGTGGTTAAACTAGCAGACTTCGGAAGTGCTGCCATAAAATGCCCAGCGAATAGTTTCGTTGGAACGCCATACTGGATGGCTCCCGAAGTTATTTTGGCCATGGATGAAGGTCAATATGATGGAAAAGTTGATGTATGGTCATTGGGCATAACCTGCATTGAGTTGGCCGAACGTAAACCGCCATATTTTAATATGAATGCCATGTCTGCATTATACCATATTGCTCAGAACGAGTCACCTACGTTACCC aaaaatgactGGTCCGATACGTTTTGTAGTTTCGTGGATTTATGTCTCAAAAAGAATCCTGCCGAAAGACCATCATCGACAAAGTTATTGGGAGATCCTTACGTTACGAGACATCGTTCAGATACAGTTCTTTTGGAACTTATAGCGCGCACGAAAGCTGCCGTTAGAGAATTGGACAATCTCAATTATCGtaaaatgaagaaaattctTATGGTTGATAGTTGCGAGACTGAAAGCGCCGTTGGCGACACAGATGATACACAGGATGAGCATGCCGGTGGAGATAGTAGCAAGAGTAATAGTATTACGTCGGAACACTCTATACATTCTGTGGGAGTATCGGCGGCCAGTAGTCAAGTA AGCTCTTCGTCGAATTCAATACCACCTGCAAATCAAAATCATATTGGTGGCAATCATCCATATTCACAACAGCCACAGCATTTGGGTGCCATGAATTATCATCACCCACATCATCAACAAATGCATTCGCAACAGCCatcgcagcaacaacaacaggcaataagtggAGCTGTATCTCGCAATTCATCGCGCCATCGTAATTTGCCACCATTGCCAAGCATTATGCACAATATGAACAATAATGTAACACCTACTAATTCCACAGCTGTGGTACCAGCACCACAAGTACAATCG CAACAACAACCGCATTCTATGTTATCCATGCCCATGGGCAGCGGTGGTAATGTTATGTCGCAACAAACTTGTGCAAATATGGCGGCCGGTGATCGTATGTCACAAACATCACAACAGCCACCAATTCAAGCTCGGTATCTACCCTTTCCGATACAGGCAAATGAACACGGTCCTAACAACTTTGCCACCATACGTACTACAAGTATAGTAACAAAACAACAGAAAGAACATATGCAG GAAGAGATGCATGAGCAAATGTCTGGATACAAGCGAATGCGTCGTGAACACCAAGCTGCACTCGTTAAGCTTGAGGAAAAATGCAAAATGGAAATGGAGGCACATAAAAATGCCTTGGACAAGGAATATGACAACCTGTTGCATAATTTCACTAGGGAATTAGAAAGACTAGAG GCCAAACATCAACAGGATTTGGAGAGACGCATGAAGCAAACAACAACTGCCGAGAAGAAATTACACAAGGAAATTTCTCTTAAACAGGAATGCGATCGCAAGTCATACGATATGCAACGTAAGAAGGATTATAAAGCTAACAAAGAAAGATGGAAACGTGAACTGTCTATGGACGAATCGACTCCGAAACGCCAGAGAGATTTAACTCTGCAATCCCAAAAGGACAACCTCAAACAGGCTGAGGCTCAAGAAGAACAACGTTTGCTGGCACTGCAAAAGAAATATATTGACCTCGAAATGCGCAAATTCAAGCGTAGGCGTCTAATTATGATGCATGAGTTGGAAGATCAGCTCTTAAGAGAA gaattatgtaaaaaacaaaaccagTTGGAACAAGCCCATGGCATGCTCTTAAAGCATCATGAGAAAACCCAAGAACTGGAGTATCGGCAACAAAAGAGTGTTCATCAACTACGCGAAGAACAA ATAAACAAACAACACGATACCGAATTACAAAATCAAAAAGATTACATGGAACGTGTTAAAAAAGAGTTGCTTCGCAAGCATGCTCTGGAAATTAGACAACATCCAAAAAGTCTAAAG CAAAAAGAACTGCAAATACGTAAGCAGTTCCGGGAGACATGTAAAACTCAAACGAAACAATATAAACGTTACAAAGCCCAGATATTGCAAACAACGCCAAAGGAGCAACAAAAAGAAGTCATTAAACAattaaaagaagaaaaacatCGTAAACTTACACTTTTGGGCGAACAA TACGAACAAAGTATTGCTGATATGTTTCAAAGTCAAAGTTATAAACTGGATGAAAGTCAAGTGATCGAGTGCCAACGTACCAACGAAATGTTGGACTATGAATTAGATGTTTTAACtgcctatcaaaataaaaacaagaaacAAGCTCAAGAACAACGTGATCGCGAGCGCAGAGAATTGGAAAATCGTGTGGCAGTTCGTCGTAGTGTTTTAGAGAGTAAG ATGGATGCCGAGTTACAACAATTCAACCAAGAACGTGCCGAAAGATTACGACTGATGCACGAGAAACATGTTAGAGAAATTGATTCTTTTGATGAGGAATCGGTATCTTTAGGTTTCAG cgCTTTGGCAATAGCCGAAGGATCACGCGAGGCATACCCTGACGAAGAGGGTAGTCTATCGGGTTCGATGATTAGTTTAGCGCATAGTAATAGTTCAACAAGTTTTCCGGCTGGCTCCCTATAG
- the Tao gene encoding serine/threonine-protein kinase Tao isoform X2, translating into MPSARPGSLKDPEIAELFYKHDPEKIFEDLREIGHGSFGAVYYARCNLTKEIVAIKKMSYTGKQSLEKWQDILKEIRFLRQLNHPNTIEYKGCYLRESTAWLVMEYCVGSASDIIEVHKKPLHEDEIAAICDGVLSGLSYLHSLGRIHRDIKAGNILLTDCGVVKLADFGSAAIKCPANSFVGTPYWMAPEVILAMDEGQYDGKVDVWSLGITCIELAERKPPYFNMNAMSALYHIAQNESPTLPKNDWSDTFCSFVDLCLKKNPAERPSSTKLLGDPYVTRHRSDTVLLELIARTKAAVRELDNLNYRKMKKILMVDSCETESAVGDTDDTQDEHAGGDSSKSNSITSEHSIHSVGVSAASSQVSSSSNSIPPANQNHIGGNHPYSQQPQHLGAMNYHHPHHQQMHSQQPSQQQQQAISGAVSRNSSRHRNLPPLPSIMHNMNNNVTPTNSTAVVPAPQVQSQQQPHSMLSMPMGSGGNVMSQQTCANMAAGDRMSQTSQQPPIQARYLPFPIQANEHGPNNFATIRTTSIVTKQQKEHMQEEMHEQMSGYKRMRREHQAALVKLEEKCKMEMEAHKNALDKEYDNLLHNFTRELERLEAKHQQDLERRMKQTTTAEKKLHKEISLKQECDRKSYDMQRKKDYKANKERWKRELSMDESTPKRQRDLTLQSQKDNLKQAEAQEEQRLLALQKKYIDLEMRKFKRRRLIMMHELEDQLLREELCKKQNQLEQAHGMLLKHHEKTQELEYRQQKSVHQLREEQINKQHDTELQNQKDYMERVKKELLRKHALEIRQHPKSLKQKELQIRKQFRETCKTQTKQYKRYKAQILQTTPKEQQKEVIKQLKEEKHRKLTLLGEQYEQSIADMFQSQSYKLDESQVIECQRTNEMLDYELDVLTAYQNKNKKQAQEQRDRERRELENRVAVRRSVLESKMDAELQQFNQERAERLRLMHEKHVREIDSFDEESVSLGFSDKRKPWTKKRNENKWFMNCCLYAC; encoded by the exons ATGCCTTCGGCACGACCTGGTAGTCTTAAAGATCCGGAAATAGCAGAACTATTCTACAAACATGACCCTGAAAAAATATTCGAAGATTTGCGAGAGATTGGCCATGGCTCCTTCGGTGCGGTTTACTATGCCCGATGTAATCTTACCAAAGAAATTGTGGCCATCAAAAAGATGTCCTATACGGGCAAACAGAGTTTGGAAAAATGGCAGGACATTCTAAAAGAAATAAg ATTTCTTCGTCAATTGAATCATCCCAATACAATTGAATATAAAGGATGTTACCTGCGCGAATCTACAGCTTGGCTTGTTATGGAATATTGCGTGGGTTCCGCTTCAGATATTATAGAAGTCCATAAAAAACCCTTACATGAAGACGAAATAGCTGCTATATGTGACGGTGTCCTCAGTGGCTTGAGTTATTTGCACAGTCTAGGTCGTATACATCGAGACATAAAGGCTGGTAATATACTCTTGACCGACTGCGGGGTGGTTAAACTAGCAGACTTCGGAAGTGCTGCCATAAAATGCCCAGCGAATAGTTTCGTTGGAACGCCATACTGGATGGCTCCCGAAGTTATTTTGGCCATGGATGAAGGTCAATATGATGGAAAAGTTGATGTATGGTCATTGGGCATAACCTGCATTGAGTTGGCCGAACGTAAACCGCCATATTTTAATATGAATGCCATGTCTGCATTATACCATATTGCTCAGAACGAGTCACCTACGTTACCC aaaaatgactGGTCCGATACGTTTTGTAGTTTCGTGGATTTATGTCTCAAAAAGAATCCTGCCGAAAGACCATCATCGACAAAGTTATTGGGAGATCCTTACGTTACGAGACATCGTTCAGATACAGTTCTTTTGGAACTTATAGCGCGCACGAAAGCTGCCGTTAGAGAATTGGACAATCTCAATTATCGtaaaatgaagaaaattctTATGGTTGATAGTTGCGAGACTGAAAGCGCCGTTGGCGACACAGATGATACACAGGATGAGCATGCCGGTGGAGATAGTAGCAAGAGTAATAGTATTACGTCGGAACACTCTATACATTCTGTGGGAGTATCGGCGGCCAGTAGTCAAGTA AGCTCTTCGTCGAATTCAATACCACCTGCAAATCAAAATCATATTGGTGGCAATCATCCATATTCACAACAGCCACAGCATTTGGGTGCCATGAATTATCATCACCCACATCATCAACAAATGCATTCGCAACAGCCatcgcagcaacaacaacaggcaataagtggAGCTGTATCTCGCAATTCATCGCGCCATCGTAATTTGCCACCATTGCCAAGCATTATGCACAATATGAACAATAATGTAACACCTACTAATTCCACAGCTGTGGTACCAGCACCACAAGTACAATCG CAACAACAACCGCATTCTATGTTATCCATGCCCATGGGCAGCGGTGGTAATGTTATGTCGCAACAAACTTGTGCAAATATGGCGGCCGGTGATCGTATGTCACAAACATCACAACAGCCACCAATTCAAGCTCGGTATCTACCCTTTCCGATACAGGCAAATGAACACGGTCCTAACAACTTTGCCACCATACGTACTACAAGTATAGTAACAAAACAACAGAAAGAACATATGCAG GAAGAGATGCATGAGCAAATGTCTGGATACAAGCGAATGCGTCGTGAACACCAAGCTGCACTCGTTAAGCTTGAGGAAAAATGCAAAATGGAAATGGAGGCACATAAAAATGCCTTGGACAAGGAATATGACAACCTGTTGCATAATTTCACTAGGGAATTAGAAAGACTAGAG GCCAAACATCAACAGGATTTGGAGAGACGCATGAAGCAAACAACAACTGCCGAGAAGAAATTACACAAGGAAATTTCTCTTAAACAGGAATGCGATCGCAAGTCATACGATATGCAACGTAAGAAGGATTATAAAGCTAACAAAGAAAGATGGAAACGTGAACTGTCTATGGACGAATCGACTCCGAAACGCCAGAGAGATTTAACTCTGCAATCCCAAAAGGACAACCTCAAACAGGCTGAGGCTCAAGAAGAACAACGTTTGCTGGCACTGCAAAAGAAATATATTGACCTCGAAATGCGCAAATTCAAGCGTAGGCGTCTAATTATGATGCATGAGTTGGAAGATCAGCTCTTAAGAGAA gaattatgtaaaaaacaaaaccagTTGGAACAAGCCCATGGCATGCTCTTAAAGCATCATGAGAAAACCCAAGAACTGGAGTATCGGCAACAAAAGAGTGTTCATCAACTACGCGAAGAACAA ATAAACAAACAACACGATACCGAATTACAAAATCAAAAAGATTACATGGAACGTGTTAAAAAAGAGTTGCTTCGCAAGCATGCTCTGGAAATTAGACAACATCCAAAAAGTCTAAAG CAAAAAGAACTGCAAATACGTAAGCAGTTCCGGGAGACATGTAAAACTCAAACGAAACAATATAAACGTTACAAAGCCCAGATATTGCAAACAACGCCAAAGGAGCAACAAAAAGAAGTCATTAAACAattaaaagaagaaaaacatCGTAAACTTACACTTTTGGGCGAACAA TACGAACAAAGTATTGCTGATATGTTTCAAAGTCAAAGTTATAAACTGGATGAAAGTCAAGTGATCGAGTGCCAACGTACCAACGAAATGTTGGACTATGAATTAGATGTTTTAACtgcctatcaaaataaaaacaagaaacAAGCTCAAGAACAACGTGATCGCGAGCGCAGAGAATTGGAAAATCGTGTGGCAGTTCGTCGTAGTGTTTTAGAGAGTAAG ATGGATGCCGAGTTACAACAATTCAACCAAGAACGTGCCGAAAGATTACGACTGATGCACGAGAAACATGTTAGAGAAATTGATTCTTTTGATGAGGAATCGGTATCTTTAGGTTTCAG TGACAAAAGGAAGCCATGGACAAAGAAGCGGAATGAGAATAAGTGGTTTATGAATTGTTGTTTATATGCCTGTTAA
- the Tao gene encoding serine/threonine-protein kinase Tao isoform X3 yields the protein MKYKEEMHEQMSGYKRMRREHQAALVKLEEKCKMEMEAHKNALDKEYDNLLHNFTRELERLEAKHQQDLERRMKQTTTAEKKLHKEISLKQECDRKSYDMQRKKDYKANKERWKRELSMDESTPKRQRDLTLQSQKDNLKQAEAQEEQRLLALQKKYIDLEMRKFKRRRLIMMHELEDQLLREELCKKQNQLEQAHGMLLKHHEKTQELEYRQQKSVHQLREEQINKQHDTELQNQKDYMERVKKELLRKHALEIRQHPKSLKQKELQIRKQFRETCKTQTKQYKRYKAQILQTTPKEQQKEVIKQLKEEKHRKLTLLGEQYEQSIADMFQSQSYKLDESQVIECQRTNEMLDYELDVLTAYQNKNKKQAQEQRDRERRELENRVAVRRSVLESKMDAELQQFNQERAERLRLMHEKHVREIDSFDEESVSLGFSALAIAEGSREAYPDEEGSLSGSMISLAHSNSSTSFPAGSL from the exons ATGAAATACAAA GAAGAGATGCATGAGCAAATGTCTGGATACAAGCGAATGCGTCGTGAACACCAAGCTGCACTCGTTAAGCTTGAGGAAAAATGCAAAATGGAAATGGAGGCACATAAAAATGCCTTGGACAAGGAATATGACAACCTGTTGCATAATTTCACTAGGGAATTAGAAAGACTAGAG GCCAAACATCAACAGGATTTGGAGAGACGCATGAAGCAAACAACAACTGCCGAGAAGAAATTACACAAGGAAATTTCTCTTAAACAGGAATGCGATCGCAAGTCATACGATATGCAACGTAAGAAGGATTATAAAGCTAACAAAGAAAGATGGAAACGTGAACTGTCTATGGACGAATCGACTCCGAAACGCCAGAGAGATTTAACTCTGCAATCCCAAAAGGACAACCTCAAACAGGCTGAGGCTCAAGAAGAACAACGTTTGCTGGCACTGCAAAAGAAATATATTGACCTCGAAATGCGCAAATTCAAGCGTAGGCGTCTAATTATGATGCATGAGTTGGAAGATCAGCTCTTAAGAGAA gaattatgtaaaaaacaaaaccagTTGGAACAAGCCCATGGCATGCTCTTAAAGCATCATGAGAAAACCCAAGAACTGGAGTATCGGCAACAAAAGAGTGTTCATCAACTACGCGAAGAACAA ATAAACAAACAACACGATACCGAATTACAAAATCAAAAAGATTACATGGAACGTGTTAAAAAAGAGTTGCTTCGCAAGCATGCTCTGGAAATTAGACAACATCCAAAAAGTCTAAAG CAAAAAGAACTGCAAATACGTAAGCAGTTCCGGGAGACATGTAAAACTCAAACGAAACAATATAAACGTTACAAAGCCCAGATATTGCAAACAACGCCAAAGGAGCAACAAAAAGAAGTCATTAAACAattaaaagaagaaaaacatCGTAAACTTACACTTTTGGGCGAACAA TACGAACAAAGTATTGCTGATATGTTTCAAAGTCAAAGTTATAAACTGGATGAAAGTCAAGTGATCGAGTGCCAACGTACCAACGAAATGTTGGACTATGAATTAGATGTTTTAACtgcctatcaaaataaaaacaagaaacAAGCTCAAGAACAACGTGATCGCGAGCGCAGAGAATTGGAAAATCGTGTGGCAGTTCGTCGTAGTGTTTTAGAGAGTAAG ATGGATGCCGAGTTACAACAATTCAACCAAGAACGTGCCGAAAGATTACGACTGATGCACGAGAAACATGTTAGAGAAATTGATTCTTTTGATGAGGAATCGGTATCTTTAGGTTTCAG cgCTTTGGCAATAGCCGAAGGATCACGCGAGGCATACCCTGACGAAGAGGGTAGTCTATCGGGTTCGATGATTAGTTTAGCGCATAGTAATAGTTCAACAAGTTTTCCGGCTGGCTCCCTATAG
- the car gene encoding vacuolar protein sorting-associated protein 33A, translated as MFSHLQGQRVNLQLLQESSCRQLEKLLDKVEGSKAIILDDALLGPLGLVAPTSLFSERSIKLIKMEKETRMPKDFVNIIYLVRPQLDIMDVIVGQVLKNTEKGRVFHIFFVPRYSGLCTKHLEQKGVYGSFGLFAELPWNFYSLDNDIISMENQLAFRDVAIDGDPTALYQAALGLVQLQRIYGRIPKIYGKGTMAQGVWERAKKLGSEEKILSTGEKGTIDQIILLDRQIDLLSAFATQLTYEGLIDEFYGISHNQLTMPSDLFSKGSHKDASPTHMTSEKKIFILNSGEALYAELRNKNFNEVGKILSRSAKDISAAMNASSQENSVQEMKRLVDKLPALLAQKQSVANHTTIAELIRKHLDSFEFTDDLAAEQEFMMCEDIDKPSAYIEDLMAKKIDLKKVLRLMCVQCAAASGFKEKVLTYYKRELVHVYGIEVLLKISSLEKAGVIYTQSESRAYAVLRKTLNLTVEDVVEVNPKDISYVHSFYAPLTARIVEQSLKPLGWQSLKSQINNLPGPTFEDFQAPLIGIGGRHSSTPSEGSSLNIPRVVLVFFVGGCTFAEIAALRFLAQDEDKNVEFVIATTKIITKHSFLKHLLQ; from the exons ATGTTTTCCCATTTGCAAGGCCAAAGGGTTAACTTGCAGTTATTACAAGAATCTTCATGCCGGCAGCTGGAAAAGTTATTAGATAAAGTTGAAGGAAGTAAGGCAATCATTTTAGATGATGCGCTGCTGGGACCTCTAGGTTTGGTggcaccaaccagcctcttttcGGAGCGATCTATTAAACTAATCAAGATGGAAAAAGAAACGCGAATGCCAAAAGAtttcgtaaatattatttatcttGTGAGACCCCAATTAGATATAATGGATGTAATTGTTGGACAAGTTCTAAAAAACACTGAAAAAGGGCGAGTGTTTCACATTTTCTTTGTCCCTAGATATTCAGGTTTATGTACCAAACATTTGGAGCAGAAAGGTGTATACGGTAGTTTTGGACTTTTTGCGGAATTGCCTTGGAACTTCTATTCGTTGGATAATGatataatttctatggaaaatcaatTGGCATTTAGAGACGTAGCCATTGATGGAGACCCTACCGCCCTTTACCAAGCAGCACTGGGTCTTGTACAATTGCAACGTATTTATGGGCGGATACCCAAAATTTACGGAAAAGGCACAATGGCCCAAGGCGTTTGGGAGAGAGCAAAGAAATTGGGATCAGAGGAAAAAATCCTCTCAACGGGTGAAAAAGGGACGATAGACCAAATTATTTTACTCGATCGCCAGATAGATCTACTCAGCGCTTTTGCAACTCAACTCACCTACGAAGGATTGATTGATGAGTTCTACGGAATTAGCCACAACCAATTAACTATGCCATCCGATTTGTTTTCAAAGGGATCTCATAAGGATGCTTCTCCTACCCATATGACATCggagaagaaaatatttatattaaattctgGAGAAGCTCTTTATGCAGAGTtgcgcaataaaaattttaatgaggtGGGAAAAATATTGTCTCGCAGCGCCAAAGATATTAGTGCAGCAATGAATGCAAGTTCACAGGAAAATTCAGTTCAAGAAATGAAGAGATTAGTGGACAAACTGCCGGCATTATTGGCACAAAAGCAATCTGTTGCGAACCATACTACAATCGCAGAATTAATACGAAAACATTTGGATTCATTCGAATTTACTGATGATCTAGCAGCCGAACAGGAGTTCATGATGTGTGAAGACATTGACAAACCAAGTGCCTATATAGAAGATCTGATGGCTAAAAAgattgatttgaaaaaagttttacgaCTCATGTGTGTACAGTGTGCCGCAGCGTCGGGTTTTAAAGAGAAA gttttgacaTATTACAAGCGGGAATTGGTTCACGTTTATGGCATAGAAGTCCTCTTGAAGATAAGCAGTCTCGAAAAGGCCGGAGTTATTTATACACAGTCTGAATCTCGAGCCTATGCAGTATTACGAAAG ACATTAAATCTGACAGTTGAAGATGTTGTCGAAGTGAATCCCAAAGATATTAGTTACGTCCACAGTTTCTATGCTCCCCTTACAGCACGTATTGTTGAGCAGTCGTTGAAGCCCTTGGGATGGCAGTCGCTAAAAAGTCAAATCAATAATTTACCCGGACCAACATTTGAAGATTTCCAAGCTCCCTTAATTGGTATCGGCGGAAGACATTCTTCAACGCCTAGTGAAGGATCTTCCTTAAACATTCCACGGGTGGTGTTAGTTTTCTTTGTGGGTGGTTGCACGTTTGCTGAAATTGCAGCACTACGCTTCTTAGCCCAAGACGAGGACAAAAATGTAGAATTTGTAATAGCCACAACAAAGATCATAACTAAACATTCGTTTTTGAAACACCTATTGCAATGA